Within the Oncorhynchus mykiss isolate Arlee chromosome 4, USDA_OmykA_1.1, whole genome shotgun sequence genome, the region AAGATTTAAGAACAGCTGAATTTGTGAAATTGTTCATCAATCAGTAAGCTATTAAACAAACACTGtgagtagagggatggagagaagagcaAGCGATAAATGTGGGAAGGCAATGAGAGAGCTGCCGGTGGCGGGGAACGAGAGAGCTGTCGGTGGCGGGGAACGATGGTTATAGTGTTTGTTTATTTTCTTCAGCCACCTGAATGGGTGTACGTTGGAGTCGGTGAGCCGTCCCTCTCTTCTCATCACAGACTCGTTCAACGCTACATACGTACAGCCGCGTCGCAAGCAAAGGGACGAGCAGCTCCTTAGTAAGTTAATCAACACTCAATCATCTGCAATCCTAGCCTGGTCACATATATGTTTGTGCTTTCTTACCAACTACCTGTGGTCACTGGAAAGtcatgaccataggagttggccaGACAACACAGTAATACCTATTGGTTGAATATGAAGGGAAAAGTGATTTACCAATCTTCCGGCCGCCCCCCCCTCCTTCAGCCAATGTAATGGAGACCCTACGCGGCGACGGCAACGTGCTGATCGCGGTGGATACGGCAGGCCGTGTACTGGAGCTGGCTCAGCTGCTGGACCAGATCTGGAGGACAAAGGACGCAGGGCTGGGGGTCTACTCTCTGGCCCTGCTCAACAACGTCAGCTACAACGTGGTGGAGTTCTCCAAGTCTCAGGTCAGAGTCACACACATACCCTTTCATTACCTGACCACACAGTACCAGTCCAATCTGAGTCTTTGCTtcagcctgcctggagtgccagatgggtggggtttgcacCTTTGGGACTATTCTGTTGGTGTAGTTGCAACATGTGAGCACAGctaaaaagtatttgaaagatctaaaaataaaataaaaattcccCAGGTCCAGTACCATCTACATATAAGTACTTATGTGCTTTTATTCACGTTTCAATATTGCTCACTACTCATTTAATGGGCTGTCATATGTAACATGCTGCATCTTCTGAAAGGTATAAAATGTTAGCATTTTGTGGCACAGAATTAATATATTTCGCAAAATATAGCATGTCACAAACACGGTACCTCAAACAGTTCGTCTTGCATCACTCTGTCATTGTAATAGGCATGGTAACAATAGTGGTGACTATAATGGTGTTATATTCTGCCCTACAGGTGGAGTGGATGAGTGACAAGCTGATGCGCTGCTTCGAAGACAAGCGCAACAACCCCTTCCAGTTCCGTCACCTGTCCCTGTGCCACAGCCTGGCCGACCTGGCTCGCGTGCCCAGCCCCAAGGTGGTGCTCTGCAGTCAGCCCGACCTGGAGTCTGGCTTCTCCCGCGAGCTCTTCATCCAATGGTGTCAGGACGCCAAGAACTCTGTGATCCTTACCTACCGTACCACGCCCGGAACCCTGGGCCGCTACCTCATCGACAACCCCGGGGAGAAGATGCTGGACCTGGAGGTGAAACTATAAGAGAAGACTTTAGGGAAGACGAGCTGCCATTTTGGCTCAGATTTTTGGATTTATCTGTTTGTGCAGCGTGTCCATATGGCTCTTCCTGTCTCCCAGTTTCCATCTCAACTCAAGCATGGGAACAGCTTGATATGTCACAATGGCTTTCTCACCCCCCCCTTTTCATACATTTTTGTTGTCATGTTGACAGATTAGGAAACGGGTGAAGCTGGAAGGCAGAGAGCTGGAAGAATACCtagaaaaagagagaatgaagaagGAAGCTGCCAAAAAACTTGAACAAGAAAAAGAGTGAGTCACTGACACTTTATTTCTGGCCTATTCGTATTTACAATACTACTGCACTGTGAATAATATTCTTCCAGGTGGGTTAGGGGTATTATTTAGctgttttctgtgtgtttgtatgtgtgcacAGATGACATTTTGAGTCATTtagtagacgctcttatccagtgcGACTTACAGTGCATCCATCTTAATGGAACAAGGCGAGACAACCACATAACAGCACGGTTGTTCTCCAGGAATGAAGATGTGTTCGTCTTTGAGGTGGCGAAACACAGCAAGATTGTGTGTGTCTAATATATTTGTGTCTGTCTCAGGGTGGACGTGGACTCGAGTGATGAGAGCGACATGGAGGATGACCTGGAGCTGCCGGCGGTGGTGAAAACCAAACACCACGATCTCATGATGAAGGGAGACGGCGTCCGCAAGGGCAGCTTCTTCAAACAGGCCAAGAAGTCTTACCCCATGTTCCCCACCCACGAGGAGAGGGTCAAATGGGATGAGTACGGAGAGATCATCAGGTAATGTAGTCAGTGAACTAGTAGTATTATGGAGAGATCGTCAGTGAACTGGTAGTATTATGGAGAGATCGTCAGTGAACTGGTAGTATTATGGAGAGATCATCAGGTACTGTAGTCAGTGAACTAGTAGTATTATGGAGAGATCGTCAGATACTGTAGTCAGTGAACTAGTAGTATTATGGAGAGATCGTCAGTGAACTAGTAGTGTTATGGAGAGATCGTCAGATACTGTAGTCAGTGAACTAGTAGTATTATGGAGAGATCGTCAGGTACTGTAGTCAGTGAACTAGTAGTATTATGGAGAGATCGTCAGATACTGTAGTCAGTGAACTAGTAGTATTATGGAGAGATCGTCAGTGAACTGGTAGTATTATGGAGAGATCATCAGGTACTGTAGTCAGTGAACTAGTAGTATTATGGAGAGATCGTCAGATACTGTAGTCAGTGAACTAGTAGTATTATGGAGAGATCGTCAGTGAACTAGTAGTGTTATGGAGAGATCGTCAGATACTGTAGTCAGTGAACTAGTAGTATTATGGAGAGATCGTCAGGTACTGTAGTCAGTGAACTAGTAGTATTATGGAGAGATCGTCAGGCACTGTAGTCAGTGAACTAGTAGTATTATGGAGAGATCGTCAGATACTGTAGTCAGTGAACTAGTAGTATTATGGAGAGATCGTCAGTGAACTAGTAGTGTTATGGAGAGATCGTCAGATACTGTAGTCAGTGAACTAGTAGTATTATGGAGAGATCGTCAGATACTGTAGTCAGTGAACTAGTAGTATTATGGAGAGATCGTCAGGCACTGTAGTCAGTGAACTAGTAGTATTATGGAGAGATCAGGTAATGTAGAAACAGGAAATCCCTTTGGATAATGAGCTCTAGCTATGCATTGGAATCTTTGTTGTAGCAGCTCCAGATGGCTTCACACAATATTGTACTAATGAATGACTGTCTGTCTCCAGACCGGAGGACTTCCTGGTACCAGAGCTCCAGGCCACTGAGGAGGAGAAGAACAAGCTGGAGTCGGGCATGGCCAACGGGGACGAACCCATGGACCAGGACTCCTCATCCAAAGTACCCACCAAGTGTACCTCCACTACGGAGAACCTAGAGATCAAGTAATTGGGCCCAAACATCTAAATGAGAGCAGATGTATTCAGAGCCTCTCAGTGCTAAAATCATTCTGATATATATTCTAATGACATACAAGGCATATTTCTGAAAAATGTAAGTTTGTGATTTTAATTATACTGCCAAGACTAttaagttattttttttatttgcacAAAATATGAATTGTGCCCATTTCTTTCTAATATGATCCTAAAAGTATTTTTTTCTTAATAATGCATATTTAAAATATTGAGAAATTATCAATTCTGGTCTGATCTTCCTGTGCAGAGCCAGGGTGACTTACATCGACTACGAGGGCCGCTCGGACGGCGACTCCATCAAGAAGATCATTAACCAAATGAAACCGCGGCAGCTGGTGATCGTGCACGGCCCCCCCGAGGCCAGCCTGGACCTGGCCGAGTCCTGCAAGGCCTTCACCAAGGACATCAAGGTCTACACGCCCAAGCTGCAGGAGACTGTGGACGCCACCAGTGAGACACACATTTACCAGGTAgaatgtcatttaaaaaatacatgctCATGTAGGATATTTTGGGACAGGTTTTTGACTAATGCCCTGTGAATCATTGACCCATTTGACATATCATTTTGTGTTATCACGATTCACCAGCCAGA harbors:
- the LOC110521087 gene encoding cleavage and polyadenylation specificity factor subunit 2 isoform X3 produces the protein MTSIIKLTAVSGVQEESALCYLLQVDEFRFLLDCGWDESFSMDIIDSMKRYVHQVDAVLLSHPDPLHLGALPYAVGKLGLNCPIYATIPVYKMGQMFMYDLYQSRNNTEDFNLFTLDDVDCAFDKIQQLKYSQIVNLKGKGHGLSITPLPAGHMIGGTIWKIVKDGEEEIVYAVDFNHKREIHLNGCTLESVSRPSLLITDSFNATYVQPRRKQRDEQLLTNVMETLRGDGNVLIAVDTAGRVLELAQLLDQIWRTKDAGLGVYSLALLNNVSYNVVEFSKSQVEWMSDKLMRCFEDKRNNPFQFRHLSLCHSLADLARVPSPKVVLCSQPDLESGFSRELFIQWCQDAKNSVILTYRTTPGTLGRYLIDNPGEKMLDLEIRKRVKLEGRELEEYLEKERMKKEAAKKLEQEKEVDVDSSDESDMEDDLELPAVVKTKHHDLMMKGDGVRKGSFFKQAKKSYPMFPTHEERVKWDEYGEIIRPEDFLVPELQATEEEKNKLESGMANGDEPMDQDSSSKVPTKCTSTTENLEIKARVTYIDYEGRSDGDSIKKIINQMKPRQLVIVHGPPEASLDLAESCKAFTKDIKVYTPKLQETVDATSETHIYQVRLKDSLVSSLQFCRAKDTELAWIDGVLDMRVVKVDTGVLPEEGMVKGEKGTGEEVVEDSELAMDVTPADDATTDHSVVAQQRAMKTLFGEDVRELSEESDVIPTLEPLPAHEIPGHQSVFINEPRLSDFKQVLLREGIQAEFVGGVLVCNNMVAVRRTEAGRIGLEGCLCDDYYKIRELLYQQYAVV
- the LOC110521087 gene encoding cleavage and polyadenylation specificity factor subunit 2 isoform X4 — translated: MCGINSCVKYWRSIKSHLNGCTLESVSRPSLLITDSFNATYVQPRRKQRDEQLLTNVMETLRGDGNVLIAVDTAGRVLELAQLLDQIWRTKDAGLGVYSLALLNNVSYNVVEFSKSQVEWMSDKLMRCFEDKRNNPFQFRHLSLCHSLADLARVPSPKVVLCSQPDLESGFSRELFIQWCQDAKNSVILTYRTTPGTLGRYLIDNPGEKMLDLEIRKRVKLEGRELEEYLEKERMKKEAAKKLEQEKEVDVDSSDESDMEDDLELPAVVKTKHHDLMMKGDGVRKGSFFKQAKKSYPMFPTHEERVKWDEYGEIIRPEDFLVPELQATEEEKNKLESGMANGDEPMDQDSSSKVPTKCTSTTENLEIKARVTYIDYEGRSDGDSIKKIINQMKPRQLVIVHGPPEASLDLAESCKAFTKDIKVYTPKLQETVDATSETHIYQVRLKDSLVSSLQFCRAKDTELAWIDGVLDMRVVKVDTGVLPEEGMVKGEKGTGEEVVEDSELAMDVTPADDATTDHSVVAQQRAMKTLFGEDVRELSEESDVIPTLEPLPAHEIPGHQSVFINEPRLSDFKQVLLREGIQAEFVGGVLVCNNMVAVRRVSLWEECWCVTTWWPSAGRRRGASAWKDACVMTIIRSVSCCISSMLWCRREEQHAAEMVSVMTVSHRRDGGERGLLPRGPQGFRYSPHTGYLSSPREPFQLFEFQLLC